Proteins encoded within one genomic window of Couchioplanes caeruleus:
- the rpmI gene encoding 50S ribosomal protein L35 has product MPKMKSHTGMGKRVKVTGKGKIVREQAGKRHLLEGKSSHVTRRMTGTVVVAKADTKRVKKLLGR; this is encoded by the coding sequence GTGCCGAAGATGAAGAGCCACACCGGCATGGGCAAGCGGGTGAAGGTCACCGGCAAGGGCAAGATCGTCCGTGAGCAGGCCGGCAAGCGCCACCTGCTCGAGGGCAAGTCCTCCCACGTCACGCGCCGGATGACCGGTACGGTCGTCGTGGCCAAGGCTGACACCAAGCGAGTCAAGAAGCTGCTGGGCCGCTGA
- the rplT gene encoding 50S ribosomal protein L20: MARVKRAVNAQKKRRTLLETASGYRGQRSRLYRKAKEQMLHSMQYSYRDRRDRKGDFRQLWITRINAGARANGLTYNRLIQGLKLAGVEVDRKILADMAVNDAASFAAIVEIARAAVAAEGTGGAAAQAA; this comes from the coding sequence ATGGCACGCGTCAAGCGGGCAGTGAACGCCCAGAAGAAGCGTCGCACGTTGCTGGAGACCGCCAGCGGATACCGCGGTCAGCGCTCACGGCTGTACCGCAAGGCCAAGGAGCAGATGCTGCACTCGATGCAGTACTCGTACCGCGACCGCCGTGACCGCAAGGGCGACTTCCGTCAGCTCTGGATCACGCGCATCAACGCGGGCGCCCGGGCCAACGGCCTGACCTACAACCGCCTCATCCAGGGCCTGAAGCTGGCCGGCGTCGAGGTGGACCGCAAGATCCTGGCCGACATGGCCGTCAACGACGCCGCCTCGTTCGCGGCGATCGTGGAGATCGCTCGCGCCGCCGTCGCGGCCGAGGGCACGGGCGGCGCCGCCGCCCAGGCCGCCTGA
- a CDS encoding TrmH family RNA methyltransferase yields MTFTPRTPRVVTARRLQRRRDRDQTGRFLAEGPQAVRAALAAGVVLELFGTDAALARHGDLAAQAPVVSPVTDEGLAALAETVQPQGLVAVCEQVDVPLAEALAKQPRLVAVVAEIRDPGNAGTVLRTADAAGAGAVVFAGDAVDPYNGKCVRSSAGSLFHVDVVRAPLTVAGELRAAGLQVLGTTGYGDADLDGLLDDGSLARPTAWLFGSEAHGLPDDVLKAADKRVRVPIYGGAESLNLAAAAAVCLYASARAQRSPRSQS; encoded by the coding sequence GTGACCTTCACCCCCCGTACGCCCCGGGTCGTCACGGCCCGGCGCCTGCAGCGCCGCCGCGACCGCGACCAGACCGGCCGCTTCCTCGCGGAAGGGCCGCAGGCGGTGCGGGCCGCCCTGGCCGCGGGGGTCGTCCTCGAGCTGTTCGGTACGGACGCCGCCCTGGCCCGCCACGGTGACCTGGCGGCGCAGGCGCCCGTGGTGTCCCCGGTGACCGACGAGGGGCTGGCCGCCCTGGCCGAGACCGTGCAGCCGCAGGGCCTCGTCGCCGTCTGCGAGCAGGTCGACGTGCCTCTGGCCGAGGCGCTGGCCAAGCAACCCCGGCTGGTGGCGGTCGTCGCGGAGATCCGCGACCCGGGCAACGCGGGTACGGTGCTGCGCACGGCCGACGCCGCCGGAGCCGGTGCGGTGGTGTTCGCGGGCGATGCCGTGGACCCGTACAACGGCAAATGTGTGCGGTCCTCCGCGGGCAGTCTGTTCCACGTGGACGTGGTGCGGGCGCCGCTGACGGTCGCCGGCGAACTGCGCGCCGCCGGGCTTCAGGTGCTGGGCACCACCGGCTACGGCGACGCCGATCTGGACGGGCTGCTCGACGACGGGTCGCTCGCCCGGCCGACCGCCTGGCTGTTCGGTTCTGAGGCCCACGGTCTGCCCGACGACGTGCTCAAGGCCGCGGACAAGCGGGTCCGCGTACCGATCTACGGCGGGGCGGAGAGCCTTAACCTGGCTGCCGCCGCGGCGGTCTGCTTGTATGCTTCGGCGAGAGCGCAGCGCTCCCCGAGGAGTCAGTCATGA
- a CDS encoding phenylalanine--tRNA ligase subunit alpha has translation MSYRNDPYDPKQAALLAPEALEAAVADARQAFAAAGDLDALGALKPAHLGDRSPVSLARREIGSLPPAAKSDAGKRVNVARQAVQAAYDARQTELERERAARVLVEERVDVTLPWDRRPRGARHPLTTLAEHMTDLFAGMGYDVVDGPELELEWANFDALNIGPDHPARGLMDTFYVDLPGLVMRTHTSPGQVRTMLTRQPPIYVVCPGRVYRTDDLDATHSPVFHQLEGLVVDEGITMAHLKGTLDHFARAMFGPDARTRWRPHYFPFTEPSAEFDVWFAGHRDGARWVEWGGCGMVNPRVLTACGIDPERYSGFAFGIGVERTLMFRNGVSDMHDMVEGDVRFTRNFGMAV, from the coding sequence ATGTCCTACCGCAACGATCCATACGATCCCAAGCAGGCCGCCCTGCTCGCCCCCGAGGCCCTGGAGGCCGCGGTCGCCGACGCCCGGCAGGCGTTCGCCGCGGCGGGCGACCTCGACGCGCTCGGCGCGCTGAAGCCGGCGCATCTCGGCGACCGTTCGCCCGTGTCGCTGGCGCGCCGCGAGATCGGTTCCCTGCCGCCCGCGGCCAAGTCCGACGCCGGCAAGCGCGTCAACGTGGCCCGGCAGGCCGTCCAGGCCGCGTACGACGCCCGCCAGACCGAGCTGGAGCGCGAGCGCGCCGCCCGCGTGCTGGTCGAGGAGCGCGTCGACGTCACCCTGCCGTGGGACCGGCGCCCGCGCGGCGCCCGGCACCCGCTGACCACGCTCGCGGAGCACATGACCGACCTCTTCGCGGGCATGGGCTACGACGTCGTCGACGGCCCCGAGCTCGAGCTGGAGTGGGCCAACTTCGACGCGCTCAACATCGGGCCCGACCACCCGGCGCGCGGGCTCATGGACACGTTCTACGTGGACCTGCCCGGCCTGGTCATGCGCACGCACACCTCGCCCGGCCAGGTGCGCACCATGCTGACGCGCCAGCCGCCGATCTACGTGGTCTGCCCCGGCCGGGTCTACCGCACCGACGACCTCGACGCCACCCACAGCCCGGTGTTCCACCAGCTCGAGGGGCTCGTGGTGGACGAGGGCATCACCATGGCCCACCTCAAGGGCACGCTGGACCACTTCGCCCGGGCGATGTTCGGCCCGGACGCGCGCACCCGCTGGCGTCCGCACTACTTCCCCTTCACCGAGCCGTCCGCCGAGTTCGACGTGTGGTTCGCCGGGCACCGCGACGGCGCGCGCTGGGTCGAGTGGGGCGGCTGCGGCATGGTCAACCCGCGGGTCCTGACCGCGTGCGGCATCGACCCGGAGCGCTACTCCGGCTTCGCGTTCGGCATCGGCGTCGAGCGCACGCTGATGTTCCGCAACGGCGTGAGCGACATGCACGACATGGTGGAGGGTGACGTCCGGTTCACCCGCAACTTCGGTATGGCGGTCTGA
- the pheT gene encoding phenylalanine--tRNA ligase subunit beta: MKLSLSWLREYVELPAPVDVAELERRLIGLGIEVESIVDQAATIKGDLVVGRVLEIEELTGFKKPIRFCRVDVGNPTPQEIVCGARNFVAGDLVVVVLPGGELPGGFTIGARKTYGRNSHGMICSAAELGISDDHSGIIVLPPETATPGADARPVIGLDDVIVDLEITPDRGYQMSVRGIARELAYAYGTAYTDPGLSPAATATDEVPYEVTIEDTYGCDRFAARVVRGIDPSAPSPAWMQRRLIAAGVRTISLAVDITNYVMLELGQPMHVFDLNLLRGGLVVRRARPGEKLTTLDGVARVLDAEDMVICDDTGPISLAAVMGGETSEVQPGTVDVLLEAAHWDPVMVGRTARRHKLFSEAAKRWERGVDPRLPLVALQRAVDLLTAHAGGTVDERVLDLDHVAGPAPVHLPTDLASNRIGLAYPPQQVAELLGQVGCTVAGAEPLEVTPPSWRPDLVAPIDLVEEVARLGGYDAIPSVLPPARGGRGLTEQQLRRRTVGRALAENGYVEVLSYPFVAPGAADAFGLAPDDPRRSAVKLTNPLSEQEPLLRTSLLPPLLATLRRNLGRGERDLAIYETGTVFLPHLTTTAPPALGVDHGPSEEDWAAANAIVPEQPWHLAAVLTGDVTPAGWWGAGRPATWSDAVEAARIALSAAGMTPQRVTVEAAAYAPWHPGRCAAIAVDGKVIGHAGELHPAVLSALELPKRTCAMELDLDAIPARPVTQATKISSFPPALIDVALVVQSGVPAATVEAALAAGAGELLESVRLFDVYASEQLGEGLKSLAYKLTFRAADRTLTVEEAVAARDAAVAEASARTGATLRGA; encoded by the coding sequence ATGAAGCTGTCCCTGTCCTGGCTGCGCGAGTACGTCGAGCTGCCGGCGCCCGTCGACGTCGCCGAGCTCGAACGGCGGCTGATCGGCCTCGGCATCGAGGTGGAGTCCATCGTCGACCAGGCCGCGACGATCAAGGGTGACCTGGTCGTCGGCCGGGTGCTGGAGATCGAGGAGCTGACCGGCTTCAAGAAGCCGATCCGCTTCTGCCGCGTCGACGTCGGCAACCCGACGCCGCAGGAGATCGTCTGCGGCGCCCGCAACTTCGTGGCCGGCGACCTCGTCGTGGTGGTCCTGCCCGGCGGCGAGCTGCCCGGCGGCTTCACCATCGGTGCGCGCAAGACGTACGGGCGCAACTCCCACGGCATGATCTGCTCCGCGGCCGAGCTCGGGATCAGCGACGACCACTCCGGCATCATCGTGCTCCCGCCGGAGACGGCCACGCCCGGCGCCGACGCCCGCCCGGTGATCGGCCTCGACGACGTCATCGTCGACCTGGAGATCACCCCGGACCGCGGCTACCAGATGAGTGTGCGAGGGATCGCCCGCGAGCTCGCGTACGCGTACGGCACGGCGTACACCGACCCGGGTCTCTCCCCGGCCGCGACCGCCACGGACGAGGTCCCGTACGAGGTCACCATCGAGGACACGTACGGCTGTGACCGTTTCGCGGCGCGCGTGGTCCGGGGCATCGACCCGTCCGCGCCGTCGCCGGCCTGGATGCAGCGCCGGCTCATCGCGGCCGGCGTCCGGACCATCTCGCTCGCCGTCGACATCACCAACTACGTGATGCTCGAGCTGGGCCAGCCCATGCACGTGTTCGACCTCAATCTGCTGCGCGGCGGCCTGGTCGTGCGCCGCGCCAGGCCGGGGGAGAAGCTGACCACCCTGGACGGTGTCGCGCGTGTGCTCGACGCCGAGGACATGGTGATCTGCGACGACACCGGCCCGATCTCGCTCGCCGCGGTCATGGGCGGCGAGACCAGCGAGGTCCAGCCGGGCACGGTGGACGTCCTGCTCGAGGCCGCCCACTGGGACCCGGTCATGGTCGGCCGTACGGCCCGGCGGCACAAGCTGTTCAGCGAGGCCGCCAAGCGCTGGGAGCGCGGCGTCGACCCGCGGCTGCCCCTGGTCGCGCTCCAGCGGGCGGTCGACCTGCTCACCGCCCACGCCGGCGGCACGGTCGACGAGCGGGTGCTCGACCTCGACCACGTGGCGGGGCCCGCGCCGGTGCACCTGCCGACCGACCTGGCGAGCAACCGGATCGGTCTGGCGTACCCGCCTCAGCAGGTCGCCGAGCTGCTGGGCCAGGTCGGCTGCACGGTCGCCGGCGCCGAGCCGCTCGAGGTGACGCCGCCGTCGTGGCGCCCCGACCTGGTCGCGCCCATCGACCTGGTCGAGGAGGTGGCCCGGCTCGGCGGCTACGACGCCATCCCGAGCGTGCTCCCGCCCGCCCGCGGCGGCCGCGGCCTGACCGAGCAGCAGTTGCGGCGGCGTACGGTCGGCCGGGCCCTGGCGGAGAACGGCTACGTCGAGGTGCTGTCGTACCCGTTCGTCGCCCCCGGCGCGGCGGACGCATTCGGCCTGGCGCCCGACGACCCGCGCCGCAGCGCGGTCAAGCTGACCAACCCGCTGTCGGAGCAGGAGCCGCTGCTGCGCACTTCGCTGCTGCCGCCGCTGCTGGCGACGCTGAGGCGCAACCTGGGCCGCGGCGAGCGTGACCTGGCGATCTACGAGACGGGTACGGTGTTCCTGCCGCACCTGACGACCACGGCACCGCCGGCGCTCGGCGTGGACCACGGGCCGTCCGAAGAGGACTGGGCCGCGGCGAATGCGATCGTCCCGGAGCAGCCGTGGCACCTCGCGGCGGTGCTCACCGGCGACGTGACCCCGGCCGGCTGGTGGGGCGCGGGACGCCCGGCCACCTGGTCGGACGCCGTCGAGGCGGCCCGCATCGCCCTGTCGGCGGCCGGCATGACCCCGCAGCGTGTCACGGTCGAGGCGGCCGCGTACGCGCCGTGGCACCCCGGCCGCTGCGCCGCGATCGCCGTCGACGGCAAGGTCATCGGTCACGCGGGCGAGCTGCACCCGGCCGTCCTGTCCGCGCTCGAACTGCCCAAGCGCACCTGCGCGATGGAGCTCGACCTCGACGCGATCCCGGCCCGGCCGGTCACCCAGGCCACGAAGATCTCCAGCTTCCCGCCGGCCCTCATCGACGTCGCCCTGGTGGTGCAGTCGGGGGTGCCGGCGGCCACGGTGGAGGCGGCGCTGGCGGCGGGCGCGGGCGAGCTGCTCGAGTCGGTACGACTCTTCGACGTGTACGCCTCGGAGCAGCTCGGCGAGGGGCTGAAGAGCCTGGCGTACAAGCTGACCTTCCGCGCCGCGGACCGTACGCTGACCGTCGAGGAAGCCGTGGCGGCCCGCGACGCCGCGGTGGCCGAGGCCTCGGCCCGCACGGGGGCGACCCTGCGCGGCGCCTGA
- a CDS encoding SAM hydrolase/SAM-dependent halogenase family protein, with product MLVTVVADYGIGDLAFAEVRQRFALMLPGADVAAIPVPPFDTVSAGFCVAQLAFGEGPDDRVVYANVAPRQDEDDPREDNAGERLVAARLDSGVLVVGVAAGASLSFLAAAGVPLRAVNVPDAGSQFRSRDVFPAAVARLARGDGSLLGEPVSVAPAPERAVVYTDGYGNLKTSWYDAPAEAGTTVRVRIGDAEAEAMVSDGVFTVASGTISFAPGSSGWAGRACYELFARGGNAAEIFGNPPAGTPIEIAR from the coding sequence ATGCTTGTGACCGTCGTCGCCGACTATGGCATCGGGGATCTCGCTTTCGCCGAGGTGCGGCAGCGGTTCGCGCTGATGCTTCCGGGAGCCGACGTCGCCGCCATTCCGGTGCCGCCGTTCGATACCGTCAGCGCCGGGTTCTGCGTGGCTCAACTCGCCTTCGGGGAGGGGCCGGACGACCGGGTCGTGTACGCCAACGTCGCCCCTCGTCAGGATGAGGACGATCCGCGGGAGGACAACGCCGGGGAGCGGCTAGTCGCCGCACGCCTCGATTCCGGGGTGCTGGTGGTGGGGGTGGCGGCCGGGGCCAGCCTGTCGTTCCTCGCCGCCGCGGGGGTGCCGCTGCGGGCGGTGAACGTGCCGGACGCGGGGTCGCAGTTCCGTTCCCGGGACGTCTTTCCCGCCGCCGTCGCGCGGCTGGCGCGCGGAGACGGCAGTCTGCTCGGCGAGCCGGTGAGCGTCGCGCCCGCCCCCGAGCGGGCTGTGGTCTACACCGACGGGTACGGCAACCTGAAGACGAGCTGGTACGACGCCCCGGCCGAGGCCGGCACGACGGTCCGGGTGCGCATCGGTGACGCCGAGGCCGAGGCGATGGTCAGCGACGGCGTCTTCACCGTTGCCTCCGGAACGATCTCGTTCGCGCCGGGCAGCTCCGGATGGGCGGGGCGGGCCTGCTACGAGTTGTTCGCGCGGGGCGGGAATGCGGCAGAGATCTTCGGGAATCCTCCCGCTGGCACACCGATCGAGATCGCACGTTGA
- a CDS encoding deaminase produces the protein MASSEDRRWLTAAIDLSRLSLPTPTNYAVGAIVVDHHGHALATGYTGEWNPRDHAEEVALAKLAAVPRPDLAKATIYSTLEPCTARRSRPGTCTGLILARGIGRVVFALREPLILADCRGAESLREAGVDVDEIDDLGPLVREINAQHFIAAQ, from the coding sequence ATGGCCTCCTCCGAGGATCGCCGCTGGTTGACCGCCGCGATCGACCTGTCGCGGCTGTCACTGCCGACACCCACCAACTACGCCGTCGGTGCCATCGTCGTCGACCACCACGGCCACGCGCTGGCCACCGGCTACACCGGCGAGTGGAACCCGCGCGACCACGCGGAGGAAGTCGCCCTCGCCAAGCTCGCCGCCGTGCCGCGCCCCGACCTGGCGAAGGCAACCATCTACAGCACCCTGGAACCCTGCACCGCACGGAGATCCCGTCCTGGCACCTGCACCGGCCTGATCCTCGCCCGAGGCATCGGCCGCGTCGTCTTCGCCCTGCGCGAACCACTCATCCTCGCCGACTGCCGCGGCGCCGAATCCCTTCGCGAAGCCGGCGTCGACGTCGACGAGATCGACGACCTCGGCCCCCTGGTCCGCGAGATCAACGCCCAGCACTTCATCGCAGCTCAGTAG
- a CDS encoding serine hydrolase, with amino-acid sequence MPAHLSRRSALGLGAAAAAVSAGMSGPAAAARPDDGVASTGGPRVIRRVYEQEKAKAGGTWHTHIAAVDPAGVPRPIVEDDADHVTEGYSVQKLAVAAAVMDKIDRGQLTLGTKLDLQQDIILEGSGIYFLHAVWGDEITVANFLTAMLLMSDNTAVRMCGRVVPAAEINDILAAKGFTHTRVEPVENPHRFFLGTTTPREMHDLLWRLATGTLLAPASCRFLLSIARSINGYHDGIRRTMSSEERSRIATKYGADFNDLGASRHEAGIMFGRDGKPKLTYALFAEGLDDRDNYGSTHPAVQAHAVIGRTLLDHLPAG; translated from the coding sequence ATGCCAGCCCACCTGTCCCGCCGTTCCGCACTCGGGCTGGGCGCCGCCGCGGCGGCCGTCTCCGCCGGCATGAGCGGCCCTGCCGCCGCCGCGCGACCCGACGACGGCGTGGCCTCCACCGGCGGGCCCCGCGTCATCCGCCGCGTGTACGAGCAGGAGAAGGCGAAGGCAGGCGGCACCTGGCACACGCATATCGCCGCCGTCGACCCGGCAGGTGTCCCCCGGCCGATCGTCGAGGACGACGCCGACCATGTGACCGAGGGCTACAGCGTGCAGAAGCTCGCCGTCGCCGCGGCCGTCATGGACAAGATCGACCGAGGCCAGCTCACCCTGGGCACCAAACTGGACCTTCAGCAGGACATCATCCTCGAAGGCTCCGGCATCTACTTCCTGCACGCGGTCTGGGGTGACGAGATCACGGTCGCCAACTTCCTCACCGCGATGCTGCTGATGTCGGACAACACCGCCGTCCGTATGTGCGGTCGCGTCGTACCGGCGGCCGAGATCAACGACATCCTCGCGGCGAAGGGCTTCACCCACACCCGAGTGGAACCGGTCGAGAACCCGCACCGCTTCTTCCTCGGCACCACCACGCCCCGCGAGATGCACGACCTGCTCTGGCGCCTCGCCACCGGCACCCTGCTCGCCCCCGCCTCGTGCCGATTCCTGCTGAGCATCGCCCGCTCGATCAACGGCTACCACGACGGCATCCGCCGCACGATGTCCTCGGAGGAACGCAGCCGCATCGCCACCAAGTACGGCGCCGACTTCAACGACCTCGGCGCCTCCCGCCACGAGGCCGGCATCATGTTCGGGCGCGACGGCAAGCCGAAGCTCACGTACGCGCTGTTCGCCGAGGGCCTGGACGACCGCGACAACTACGGCTCGACCCATCCCGCGGTCCAGGCCCACGCGGTGATCGGCCGTACCCTCCTCGACCACCTCCCGGCCGGCTGA
- a CDS encoding sensor histidine kinase yields the protein MIVLRVWGGGRMWREMGFVLSGLLLSLPAFVLSLLGIVSVALSVVVFGLALLAGVLALARLMPRYFRLFARRLLAHDWPDPPPLPGTTRRARIVALFGDATAWRALTYFFLRFPLICVGAYGTVIALGLGTMGLTYPVWWFLLPAELGFDGRSWPASWWVAAQGAALLLALPWFLRLVVWADGALARGLLWPGRAARRIAQLEAGRAALQQDATALMRRVERDLHDGTQARLVSLGLTLARIEHRSADDAVRALAADARGTVTEALAELRDIVRGLHPPALDDGLEVALSTLAGRSAVPASVIVDLPRRPPDETASAVYFAVAELLTNIARHSGATRAAIAVHEQGRWLELTVTDDGHGGAAPTPPVPTPTGPAPPTSAPPVPAPPRPAPPVPTPTGLVPPALSALQARPASQVPPAPHATPVQPTAHAVPAQPAPTGAGPGGAGRAAGSAGTGLAGLARRAAALDGRLEVDSPVGGPTTVTMLLPRKD from the coding sequence ATGATTGTGCTGCGTGTCTGGGGCGGTGGCCGCATGTGGCGGGAGATGGGCTTCGTGCTCAGCGGCCTGCTGCTCAGCCTGCCGGCGTTCGTCCTGTCGCTGCTGGGCATCGTCTCCGTGGCGTTGTCGGTCGTCGTCTTCGGCCTGGCGCTGCTGGCCGGGGTGCTGGCACTCGCGCGACTGATGCCGCGATACTTCCGCCTGTTCGCCCGCCGGCTGCTCGCCCACGACTGGCCCGACCCGCCGCCGCTTCCGGGAACCACCCGCCGGGCCCGGATCGTCGCCCTCTTCGGCGACGCGACGGCATGGCGGGCGCTGACGTACTTCTTCCTGCGGTTCCCGCTGATCTGCGTGGGGGCGTACGGGACGGTCATCGCCCTCGGCCTCGGAACGATGGGGCTCACCTATCCGGTGTGGTGGTTCCTCCTGCCGGCCGAGCTGGGTTTCGACGGCCGTAGCTGGCCCGCGAGCTGGTGGGTCGCCGCCCAAGGTGCGGCCCTGCTGCTGGCTCTGCCCTGGTTCCTGCGCCTCGTGGTGTGGGCCGACGGCGCGCTCGCCCGTGGACTGCTGTGGCCCGGCCGCGCGGCCCGCCGCATCGCCCAGCTCGAGGCGGGTCGCGCCGCCCTGCAGCAGGACGCGACGGCGCTGATGCGCCGCGTCGAGCGAGACCTGCACGACGGCACCCAGGCCCGGCTGGTCTCCCTGGGGCTGACGCTGGCCCGCATCGAGCACCGCAGCGCCGACGACGCCGTCCGCGCCCTGGCCGCCGATGCCCGCGGCACCGTGACCGAGGCCCTCGCGGAACTGCGCGACATCGTCCGCGGCCTGCACCCTCCGGCCCTGGACGACGGCCTCGAGGTGGCCCTGTCCACTCTGGCCGGGCGCAGCGCGGTCCCGGCGTCGGTCATCGTCGACCTGCCCCGGCGCCCGCCGGACGAGACGGCGTCGGCGGTGTACTTCGCGGTGGCGGAGCTGCTGACCAACATCGCCCGGCACTCCGGCGCCACCCGCGCGGCGATAGCCGTCCACGAGCAGGGCCGCTGGCTGGAATTGACGGTGACCGACGACGGCCACGGCGGAGCCGCTCCCACACCACCCGTCCCCACGCCGACCGGGCCCGCACCGCCCACCTCCGCGCCGCCCGTCCCTGCGCCGCCCCGGCCCGCGCCGCCCGTCCCCACGCCGACCGGACTCGTGCCGCCCGCTTTGTCCGCCTTGCAGGCGCGACCTGCCTCGCAGGTGCCGCCCGCCCCACACGCGACGCCCGTGCAGCCCACCGCGCACGCGGTGCCCGCGCAGCCCGCGCCGACCGGGGCGGGGCCGGGCGGGGCCGGGCGGGCCGCCGGGTCGGCCGGGACCGGGCTGGCCGGGTTGGCTCGGCGGGCCGCCGCCCTTGACGGCCGCCTCGAGGTCGACTCGCCGGTGGGCGGGCCGACGACCGTGACCATGCTGCTACCCCGGAAGGATTGA
- a CDS encoding FtsX-like permease family protein has translation MIRQALRRNPWSFLGPAATQGLAAALVTAGLCLTASLAEAPLDAAQRRALTDSGVGDIGLLFLMASIYLSIIIVGVTMSAAIRHQARDIALVRAIGATPGRVRRAIAAQAAVVAVPATLAGVPLGMLAGRAWVGGLVGHGIVPAEVTFHAHGGALPIAFAVTVGTSLLGALAAAVRPSRMRPAVALTEAVAPRSRIGVIRVAMGLMLVTGGVVFSVVIADLDADTADQAGLFVMLALCVGAGLLGPALLRVAAPLARLMGDTGRLAADTVAVNARALSGALVPLTLAIAFTAVTLVRTATTTHVTGIPAPAEVRWLEFFGTGAYASFAAIAAVNTLVTAILARRRDLAVTRLTGGTRGRTLAIVICEALVVTGTALAVAAAVAAVTLLPLLHTALGTWKPWLPGSWLAAGIAAVATLVAAGTVLPAALALRRPPTEVVG, from the coding sequence GTGATCCGGCAGGCGCTGCGACGCAACCCCTGGTCGTTCCTCGGCCCGGCGGCCACCCAGGGCCTCGCCGCCGCACTGGTCACCGCCGGGCTCTGCCTGACGGCGTCGCTGGCGGAGGCACCGCTGGACGCGGCCCAGCGCCGGGCCCTGACCGACAGCGGCGTCGGCGACATCGGCCTGCTCTTCCTGATGGCGTCGATCTACCTGTCGATCATCATCGTCGGCGTCACGATGAGCGCCGCGATCCGCCACCAGGCCCGCGACATCGCGCTGGTCCGGGCGATCGGCGCCACCCCGGGGCGGGTCCGGCGCGCCATCGCCGCGCAGGCCGCCGTCGTCGCCGTGCCGGCCACGCTCGCCGGCGTCCCGCTGGGCATGCTGGCCGGACGCGCCTGGGTCGGCGGCCTCGTCGGCCACGGCATCGTGCCGGCCGAGGTGACCTTCCACGCCCACGGTGGAGCCCTGCCGATCGCGTTCGCGGTCACCGTCGGCACCTCCCTGCTCGGTGCCCTCGCCGCCGCGGTCCGCCCGTCCCGGATGCGGCCCGCGGTCGCCCTGACCGAGGCGGTGGCGCCCCGGTCCCGCATCGGCGTGATCCGTGTCGCCATGGGCCTGATGCTGGTCACGGGCGGCGTCGTGTTCTCGGTGGTGATCGCGGACCTCGACGCCGACACCGCCGACCAGGCCGGGCTGTTCGTCATGCTCGCCCTCTGCGTCGGCGCGGGGCTCCTCGGGCCGGCGCTGCTGCGGGTCGCCGCGCCGCTCGCCCGGCTTATGGGCGACACCGGCCGGCTGGCCGCCGACACGGTCGCGGTCAACGCCAGGGCCCTGTCCGGCGCGCTCGTCCCGCTCACCCTGGCGATCGCCTTCACCGCGGTGACACTCGTGCGCACCGCGACCACCACCCACGTCACCGGCATCCCCGCCCCGGCCGAGGTCCGCTGGCTCGAGTTCTTCGGCACGGGCGCCTACGCGTCCTTCGCCGCGATCGCGGCGGTCAACACGCTCGTCACGGCGATCCTCGCCCGCCGGCGCGACCTGGCAGTCACCCGGCTCACCGGCGGCACCCGCGGGCGCACGCTCGCGATCGTGATCTGCGAGGCTCTGGTGGTGACCGGCACAGCCCTGGCGGTCGCCGCGGCCGTGGCGGCGGTGACCCTCCTGCCTCTGCTGCACACGGCCCTGGGCACCTGGAAGCCGTGGCTGCCCGGCTCCTGGCTGGCGGCGGGCATCGCGGCGGTGGCCACACTGGTCGCGGCGGGCACCGTCCTGCCGGCCGCCCTGGCACTACGGCGCCCGCCGACCGAGGTCGTCGGATGA
- a CDS encoding ABC transporter ATP-binding protein: MESVISLTAVSRRYPRGVVALREVSLDVPSGQFVAVMGATGSGKSTLLHCAAGLDRPSSGRVHLTGRDVTRMREARLTRLRRDRVGFVFQSYNLLSELTVGQNVALPARLGGPRARRIDDVLEAVGLGGLGRRPVGELSGGQRQRVAIARALVTGPAVIFADEPTGALDPSTGAQILGLLRDAADREGVTVLMVTHDPAAAAWTDRLVLLRDGVIAADGPAPDAREIADRLRGVSAVAA, encoded by the coding sequence ATGGAATCAGTGATCTCCCTGACCGCCGTGTCCCGGCGCTACCCGCGCGGCGTCGTCGCCCTGCGCGAGGTGTCCCTCGACGTCCCGTCCGGCCAGTTCGTCGCCGTGATGGGCGCGACCGGCTCCGGCAAGAGCACCCTGCTGCACTGCGCGGCGGGGCTCGACCGGCCCAGCTCCGGCCGGGTGCACCTGACGGGCCGCGACGTGACGCGGATGCGTGAGGCGAGACTCACCCGGCTGCGACGCGACCGGGTCGGATTCGTCTTCCAGTCCTACAACCTGCTGTCCGAGCTGACCGTGGGTCAGAACGTCGCCCTCCCCGCCCGCCTCGGCGGCCCCCGCGCCCGCCGGATCGACGACGTGCTCGAGGCGGTGGGCCTCGGCGGGCTCGGCCGCCGGCCCGTCGGCGAGCTCTCCGGCGGCCAGCGGCAACGGGTCGCGATCGCACGGGCGCTGGTCACCGGCCCCGCCGTGATCTTCGCCGACGAGCCCACCGGGGCCCTCGACCCGTCCACCGGCGCGCAGATCCTCGGCCTGCTGCGCGACGCGGCCGACCGCGAAGGCGTCACGGTGCTGATGGTCACCCACGACCCGGCGGCGGCCGCCTGGACCGACCGTCTCGTCCTGCTGCGCGACGGCGTCATCGCGGCCGACGGCCCGGCGCCGGACGCCCGGGAGATCGCCGACCGGCTGCGCGGCGTATCGGCGGTGGCCGCGTGA